The Streptomyces sp. 11x1 genomic sequence CCGTGCCGAGACGATGTCGGCGAGCCCGCGCAGTGCCCAGGCATGCCCGCGTCGGTCGTCGGCGCCCTCGGCTATCGCGGCCGCCTCTTCGAACATCGCGTAGGCACTGTCGTAGGACCCCCGCTGGCGGTGGATCTGCGCGATGCCCTCCAGCGCCCACACCGTGTGCCGCGCCTCCCCCCGCCGACGGGCCTCGGCCAGCAGCTGTTCGTGCAACTGGGCGACGGCCTCGTAGTCGCCCTGGATCCTGCCCGTCTCGGCCAGTCCCGCGAGGGAGTAGCCGCGCACGACGACGTCCCCGCCCCGCTTGCCCATCTCGGCCGCCAGCCCGAGCAGCCGCCGGGCCAGGGCGAACGAGCCGCGTTGCCGGGCCAGCGTGCCGCCGCTCCACAGGGCCCACGCCATCGCTCCCTGGTCCCCCACCGCTCTGGCCGCACGGTAGCTCGCCTTCCACGCCCGGTCGGCCTCCCCGATCTGCCCCAGCCTGCGGTGCGCCTCGGCCACGGCGAGCCCGGAGCGTGCCGCCTCGCCGTGTTCCCCGGCGCGCTCGGCCTCTCTCAACTGCCGTGTGCCGGCGGCCAGTACCTCGGTGAGAGAGGAATTCACGGACAGGGTGGTCAGAGCGCCCTGGTATTCGGGCGCGAAGGCCTTGCCGTACATGGAACCCTTTCGGTGGATGCGCTCTATACACTCTGCGTATACATGTCGTGTATAGGGAGCGAAAATCGACGCCGCCCCAAGGAGTCGGGGCGGCGCCCGTCACCGATCAAGATGCCGTGCACGCCGTGAGGGTTGCTCGTGAGGCGTAGATCACCCCACCCGGCGCCGCAGGAGGCAACCCACCGTCAACCGCCGACGCACAGCGCTCAGTTGGGGTTGCCCGCGTGAGTGAGCGTCGCCCAGGCGTTGAAGTAGTTGTCCGTGCCCGACGGCCTGCGCGCCTCGGTGTACTTCTGGGTATGGGACATGCCGATGCCGAGGCGGTGGTGAAGGGCGTTGAAGGCGACCTCGGTGACGCGGCCGAGCCCCTTGGCGACCGAGCCGCCGCACAGCCAGGAGGGTACGGCGGTGCCGTTCTCGTAGGAGGTGTGGAAGCCGAGGGCGTGGCGCAGCCGGTCCTGGATCCTGGGGTAGAGGTCCTGGCCCTGGATCCGGCTGGTCTCGGCGATGTTCGCGAGGGAGGCGATGCCCCAGCCGGTGTGCCCGAAGTCGCGGCAGGTCTCCTGGGCGAGGCCGTCGGTGAAGGTGCTCTGGCCCTGCCAGTACTTGATGATCTCGGCACTGGTGTCGATGCTGCTGCCGGCGGGCGGCTCGGGCAGGTCACCGTCGCCGTTCAGGTAGACGTACGCCGGTACGCGGGCGAGGTAGGTGCGGACGGCCTTGTCGTAGGCGGCGCGGTCCTCGATGAACACGGAGATGCCCAGCGCCGCCTCGGTCATGACCAGTTCCCAGTTGCCGTTCTTGGTGGACGCGCCGTTGATCACCTCGGGGAGGTACACGTCGCGCAGCATGGTCGCGAACCGGCCCGCGCCCGGCCAGCCACCGTCGTAGGTGTACTTGATGATCTCGGCGGCGCGCGGCCAGGTGGAACCCGCCCAGCCCGTCTGCAGCGGGGCGTTGCTGTTGGTGTGGTCCCTGATCGTCGCGGACCAGGCGTCCATGATCTCGATCGACTTCCTGGCGTACCGGCCGTCCCGGGTGAAGTACCAGGCGAGCGCCTGCGTGTAGGCCGCGATGGCGTCCTGGCGCTCGTCGGTGCAGCCGTTGTTGGGGTTGGAAGACGAACCGCACTCGACGACGGGCCGCGGTTTCGCGACACGCGACAACGAGGCGTAGGAGCTGGCCATCATGGCGTCGTAGGCGGCCTTCCACGGCTGCTGACCCGCCTGCACCTTCGACCGGGCGTGGTCGAGCTGACCCCGGCTCACCAGAACACCGGGATGGGCGAAGGCGGCCGGCGCGGCCGACGCGCGTGGGGCGGGGCCGGTGAGCTGAGCGCTCAACAGCCCTGCCAGCAGGGCGAGTACACCGAGCAGGGCGGTTGTGGTCCGTGGCATCCGATGACCTCTTCCGTTCAGACGTTTCCGTTCAGGAATGAGAACGCCGTTCCGAATGCAGAAGCTTGGTCCAGACCATAGGAATCTATCGTGCGCATGTCAATACAGCCTTTGCGTCCCCGCCGCAGCGCACGCCTTCTAGGCCCTGTCGTCACATTCCCGTCGTCGCCCGAAGGGCGGCCCCGCGGCGTCGCGTGCAGGGCGTCGCGGGGCAGGCGGGAATTCGACGACAGGGCCTAGAAGCGTCCTGAAGATCTTGAAAATGCGCCCGGCTTGCCCTATTTGATGGCGATTGACATTTACCGGCAATCCAGGGTGAGTCGGGCGGCCAGAGCAAGATCTTCAGCGGTCTCCTAGGCGGCCTGTGCGCCGCTCCGTTCCGCGCGGCGGCGGCGTACGGACAGGCGTGAGCCGGACTCGCGGCGGGCCGCGCGGCGCAGCAGGGGGACCGCGAGAAGGAACCCGAACACCGCCCAGGCGGTCAGCACCAGGGCGACCAGGGGGAGTTCCCAGGAGCCGGCCACCTCCGCGGTCCGGGCCGAGTCGGGGAGCAGCGCCGAACGCAGGCCCTGCGCCATCCACTTGAGCGGAAAGACCGCGGCCACCTGCTGGACCGGAACGGGCAGCATGGTGATCGGGAAGACCACTCCGGAGGTGAGCAGGAGCCCCATCGTCGGCAACATGATCAGCGCCAGCGCCTCACGGGGGTTGGGCAGTACGGCGCCGATGGCCGCACCCAGCGGTACGACGGCGAGCAGCCCGAGCGTGGTGACCCACAGCAGCGTCAGCCAGTCGCCCGGCCCTCTCGGCAGCGGCCCGTCCACCAGCAGCGCTCCGGCCGCCAGGAGCAGCGCCAGAGTGCCGACGGCCACGACGACCACCAACAGGCACTTGGCGACGAGGTAGGCCGGTATCCCGCCGGGCGTGGCGCGCAGCCGCAGCAGGGCGCCCTCCTCCCGTTCGGTCACGAGTATCTGCGGGAGGTTGATCAGTCCCACCTGGAACAGCAGATAGGCGGCGAAGCCCGCCAGCACCAGATGGGTCATCGGGATCCGGGTGCCGGGCACGTCGTCGTCGAGGAAGGCCGCGACGAGCAGCGAAACGACGACGTTCGTCAAGTGGCTGAACAACTCCTTGCCGTTGCGCAGGAAGTGCCGCAGTTCGATGCCACCGCGCCGGACCCCGGCGCGCAAGCTGTTCGTCATAGGTGTCGTCCTCATGCGACCCTCGCCTCTCCGTCCGCGCCCGCATCCTCGTCCCCGTCCCCGTCCCTATCCCTGTGCTCGTTCTGGCCCCCGTGCGTGCCGTCGGCCTCCTGGCGCACCATGTGCAGATACGTGTCCTCCAGCGTCGGGCGGCGGACCTCCAGGTCGGCGATCGGGCCGTTCGCGTGCCGGTGGAGTTCCCAGACCAGACGTGAGGGGTCAGCGGTGCGTTCGCGGCGGGAGGTCCCGTCGTCGGCCGTCCAGCGGACCTCCGCCCGGGCAGCGGCGCGCCGGGCCAGTTCGGCGGGCGTCCCACAGGCCCGGATCCGGCCGCCCACCAGCATGGCGATCCGGTCGGCGAGCCGCTCGGCCTCCACGAGGTCGTGGGTGGTGAGCAGGACGGTGACACCCTCGGCGCGGGCCAGCCGTTCCACCAGAAGGTGGAACTCGTGCCGGGCCTCCGGGTCGAATCCTGCCGTCGGCTCGTCAAGGAAGAGGAGTTCGGGGCGGCCGACGATGCCGAGCGCGACGTCCAGCCGCCGGCGCTGGCCGCCGGACAGCCGGTCCACCTGCCGCCCGGCCTGCTCGCTGAGACCGACCAGGGCCAGCAGTTCGGCCGGGTCCCGCGGGTCGGGGTAGTACTCTGCGAAGTGCCCCAGCAACTCGGCGACCCGCCAGCGGCCATGGTCGCGCCAGGACTGCAGGACCAGTCCGATCCGGCCGCGCCACGTGTCGTCGCCCCGCTCCGGGTCCGCGCCGAGGACGCTCACCTCGCCGCCGGAACGCCGCCTGAAGCCCTCCAGGATCTCGACGGTGGTGGTCTTCCCCGCGCCGTTGGGTCCGAGCAGCGCGAAGACCTCGCCGCGGTGGATGTCCAGGTCGACGCCGTGGAGGACGTCCGTGTCGCCGTACGTCATCGTCATGTCGCGCGCGTGGACGACCGGCCGGGCGGCTGTGTGCTCCTGCGTCATCGGCCCGCCCCCGAGTGGCGTCGCTGTCCTGACGGCGCTTCGGAAGTCACCGGGGCACCCGCGCCCTCGACGATGGCCCGGAGCGCCGCGACGTGCCCCTCGAAGGCGGTGCGGCCCCGGTCGGTCAGCCGGACCCTGGTGCGCCGCTTGCGGCCGCCGCCCTCCTTCTGCAGCTCCAGGTAGCCGGCCTCCTCCAGGGTGTGCAGCTGTTTGGAGAGCGCCGAGTCGCTGAGCGAGAGGCTGTCGCGGACGAACGCGAAGTCCGCCCATTCGGTGGCGGCGAGCAGCGCGACCACCGACAGCCGGGTCGCGGGGTGGATCAGCTCGTCGAAGCCGGCTGGGGTGCTCATCGGCCCGCCTCCTCGTCGGCCGCCGGTTCGCCGCCGCGCCGCACCGAGTCGGCCGCCCACCGGTTGGCCGGACCGAGGGAGAGCACGTACACGGTCACCGCGGCCGTGGCCTGGAGGGGGCCGGCGTAGATCGGCTCCAGCGACTCGGTCAGGTGGTCCGCCAGCACGATCGTCCCGCCGACCAGCACCGCCGCCGCACCGAACGCGGCCCACATGCGCCCGGGGCAGCGGGTGTGGTGCAGTCGCATCCGGCTCCTGCGGCTGCTCATCACGACCAGCAGGCCCAACAGGCCAGCATAGGCGGCCATGAACAGTCCGACGCCCCACTGGGGCAGGTCCATGCCCACTCCGGCGAGGAACACCCACATGAGCGCGGCCGTGCCGTAGGTCATGCGGCGCCCGCCGGACACGGTGTGCTCGAACTCGTCGTACACCCGCTCCTGCGGCACTCGGATGCGTTGCAGATCCCTCCACGCCTGTTCGGCGTCCACCGGCATGCCCACGTCACTCGCCCCTCCCACGCCAACTCGTCTTTCCTATACGGAAAGTTACCTCCCGACTTTCCCGGTGGGCAAGTCGGGAGCACGTCACGTTCGGCGTGTGCGGGACGTTCGGCGGGCCACCGGTGTCATTTCACGGATCCCGCCATCACCCCCTGGACGAAGTGCCGTTGGAAGGCGAAGAACACGGCGACCGGCACGATCAGGGACAGGAAGGCCCCCGGCGCCAGTACGTCAATGTTGCTGCCGAACTGCCTTATCTGCGACTGGAGTTCCACGGTCAGCGGCTGTGCCGAGCTGTCGGCGAACAGGAGGGCCACCAGCATGTCGTTCCACACCCACAGGAACTGGAAGATGGCGAGACTGGCGAGGGCCGGCCGTCCCACGGGCAGGACGAGACGGGTGAAGATGCGCCACTCCCCGCCACCGTCCATGCGGGCCGCCTCCAGCATCTCCTTCGGCATCTCGGCGAAGTAGTTCCGCAGCAGGAAGATCGCGAACGGCAGACCGTAGGAGACGTGGAAGAGGACGACTCCCGGGATGGTGCCGAACAGCCCGAGCTGACCGAAGAGTTTGGCCACCGGCAGCAGGCCGATCTGCACCGGCACCACCAACAGGGCGACCACGAGCAGGAAGAGCGGGTCGCGGCCGGGGAAGTCCAGCCAGGCGAAGGCGTATCCGGCGAGGGCCGCGATGACGACGACGAGGACCGTCGTGGGCACCGAGATCAGGACCGTGTTCCAGAACGCCTGGGTGATGCCCGCGTTGCCCAGCAGCGCGGAGTAGTTGTCGAAGGACAGCTGACCGGGGCTGGTGAGCGCCGTCCACCAGCCGCCCCTGGCCGTGTCCTCGGTGGATCTCAGGGAGGACAGCAGCAGTCCGGCGAGCGGGGTGAGCCAGATCAGGCCGACGACCACGAGGAAGGCCTGGACGAGACTGTTGCCGAGCGCCCGCCTGAGAGCGGTGACGTTCATCGCTGACTCCCTTTGAAGCGGCGGACGTTGAAGACCATCGCGGGGACGACGAGCAGCAGGAGCAGGACGCCGAGCGCGCTGCCGAGCCCCTGGTCGTTGCCGCCGCCGAAGGACACCAGCCACATCTGGGTGGCGAGCACGGTGGCGTCCTCCTGCACCGGTCCCGGCGCGATGATGTAGACGAGGTCGAAGACCTTCATCACGTTGATGACGAGGGTCACGAAGACCACGGTCAGCACGGGGGCCAGCAGTGGCACGGTGATCCGGCGGAACACCTGCCACTCGTTGGCGCCGTCCATCCGCGCCGCCTCCAGAGTGTCCCGGGGCAGGGTGGACAGGCCCGCGCCGATGAGCACCATCGCGAAGCCGGTCCAGATCCACAGGTAGGCGCCGATGACGGCCGGGGTGACGAGCGTCGGACCGAGCCAGGAGATGCCCTCGTAGGGCGGGGCGAAGTTCGAGCCGGGGAGCGTGACGGTGTAGGCGCCGGCCTCCAGGCCGGGGAAGCGGAAGGAGCCGTCGGCCGCCGTGGTCGTGCTCGCGACCGTCCTCCCTTCCCGCTCCGCCTCGACCGTCATCGCCGGCAGTCCGCTCTCCCGGCGGTCCACCGCGCCCTGCTTCCCGCCTCCGCCGGGGGTGAAGTCCAGGTAGACGACGCCGCGCACTTCGCCGGGGCCCGCCGCGCGGGCCGCCGCGGCGTGGGCGGGTTCGGCGCCTTCGAGGTCCTTCTGCGCGACGCCGACCAGCCCGAGGGCGACCGTGTCGCCCGGCGAGACGGTCGCGGTCGTGCGGTACGAGCCGTCGGCGCCCTCCGTGAGGCCCTGGCCGTCACGGGCGCGGGCCGTGGGGTACGAGGAGGCGTCCCGGAAGACGTCGTGGACGCCGACGACCGCCGCGTTGAGGACGCCCTTGTCGGGGTCCTCGTCGTAGGCGAGCCGGAAGATGATGCCGGCGGCAAGGAAGGAGACGGCCATCGGCATGAAGAGCAGCAGCTTGAACGCCGTGGCCCAGCGGACCTTCTCCACCAGTACGGCGAGGATCAGCCCCAGCCCGGTGAGCAGGGCGGGCGCCACCACGACCCACACGGTGGTGTTCCGCACGGCCTTGAGGGTGGCCGGGTCGCGGAACATCTCGGTGTAGTTGTCGCCGCCCACGAACCGGGTGCCGGAGGCGTCGAAGAAGCTGCGGCCGACCGAGAACAGCACCGGGTAGAGGACGAGGGCGCCGAGCAGGACCAGCGCGGGAAGGACGAAGAGCAGGGCGACGGTCCGGCCCCGCCGCCGGGCGCGCCGCCGGGGGGCGGCGCTTCCGGCGGCGGGCGCGGGCGCCACCTTCGTGAGTGTGGCGGTCATCCCGGTCAGCCCTTGTATGCCTTGGCCGCGGCGTTCTCCAGCTGGGCCGCGGTCGCCCGCGGGTCGGACGGGTCGCGCAGGAAGTCCTGGAGGATCTTCCACTCCCCCGCGCCCTTCGTGCCGCCGAACGCGGCCGGTGCCTGGTCGGACATGTCGAAGCGGACCGAATCCCCGGCCGAGATCAGGGACTCGGCGGTCGTCCGGGTGACGTCGTCGCCGTAGGAGGAGAGGTCGAGTCCCTTGTTCGGGGAGAGGAAGCCACCCGCCTCCGCCCACACGGCGGCGGCCTCGGGGGTCGCCAGGTATTCCAGGAGGGCCATGCCGGCCTCGGTGTTCTTGCCGTCCTTCAGGACGACGGCAGCGTCGCCGCCACTGACCACGGGCGCCTTCCCCCCGCCGACCGGCGGGAAGGGGAAGAAGTTCGCGTCCTCTCCGATCTTCCGGCCGAACTGGTCCTTCGCGATTCCGGCGACGAAGTCGCCCTCGTAGACCATGCCGGCCTCGGGCTCGGGGCCGAACACCTTCTCGACGGAGCCGGGGAAGTCGGTGTTGAGGGCGCCCTTCTGTCCGCCGGCCAGGAGCTGCTTGTCCTCG encodes the following:
- a CDS encoding transcriptional regulator, with translation MSTPAGFDELIHPATRLSVVALLAATEWADFAFVRDSLSLSDSALSKQLHTLEEAGYLELQKEGGGRKRRTRVRLTDRGRTAFEGHVAALRAIVEGAGAPVTSEAPSGQRRHSGAGR
- a CDS encoding alginate lyase family protein, which translates into the protein MPRTTTALLGVLALLAGLLSAQLTGPAPRASAAPAAFAHPGVLVSRGQLDHARSKVQAGQQPWKAAYDAMMASSYASLSRVAKPRPVVECGSSSNPNNGCTDERQDAIAAYTQALAWYFTRDGRYARKSIEIMDAWSATIRDHTNSNAPLQTGWAGSTWPRAAEIIKYTYDGGWPGAGRFATMLRDVYLPEVINGASTKNGNWELVMTEAALGISVFIEDRAAYDKAVRTYLARVPAYVYLNGDGDLPEPPAGSSIDTSAEIIKYWQGQSTFTDGLAQETCRDFGHTGWGIASLANIAETSRIQGQDLYPRIQDRLRHALGFHTSYENGTAVPSWLCGGSVAKGLGRVTEVAFNALHHRLGIGMSHTQKYTEARRPSGTDNYFNAWATLTHAGNPN
- a CDS encoding carbohydrate ABC transporter permease, whose protein sequence is MNVTALRRALGNSLVQAFLVVVGLIWLTPLAGLLLSSLRSTEDTARGGWWTALTSPGQLSFDNYSALLGNAGITQAFWNTVLISVPTTVLVVVIAALAGYAFAWLDFPGRDPLFLLVVALLVVPVQIGLLPVAKLFGQLGLFGTIPGVVLFHVSYGLPFAIFLLRNYFAEMPKEMLEAARMDGGGEWRIFTRLVLPVGRPALASLAIFQFLWVWNDMLVALLFADSSAQPLTVELQSQIRQFGSNIDVLAPGAFLSLIVPVAVFFAFQRHFVQGVMAGSVK
- a CDS encoding ABC transporter permease subunit; this encodes MTATLTKVAPAPAAGSAAPRRRARRRGRTVALLFVLPALVLLGALVLYPVLFSVGRSFFDASGTRFVGGDNYTEMFRDPATLKAVRNTTVWVVVAPALLTGLGLILAVLVEKVRWATAFKLLLFMPMAVSFLAAGIIFRLAYDEDPDKGVLNAAVVGVHDVFRDASSYPTARARDGQGLTEGADGSYRTTATVSPGDTVALGLVGVAQKDLEGAEPAHAAAARAAGPGEVRGVVYLDFTPGGGGKQGAVDRRESGLPAMTVEAEREGRTVASTTTAADGSFRFPGLEAGAYTVTLPGSNFAPPYEGISWLGPTLVTPAVIGAYLWIWTGFAMVLIGAGLSTLPRDTLEAARMDGANEWQVFRRITVPLLAPVLTVVFVTLVINVMKVFDLVYIIAPGPVQEDATVLATQMWLVSFGGGNDQGLGSALGVLLLLLVVPAMVFNVRRFKGSQR
- a CDS encoding tetratricopeptide repeat protein; this translates as MYGKAFAPEYQGALTTLSVNSSLTEVLAAGTRQLREAERAGEHGEAARSGLAVAEAHRRLGQIGEADRAWKASYRAARAVGDQGAMAWALWSGGTLARQRGSFALARRLLGLAAEMGKRGGDVVVRGYSLAGLAETGRIQGDYEAVAQLHEQLLAEARRRGEARHTVWALEGIAQIHRQRGSYDSAYAMFEEAAAIAEGADDRRGHAWALRGLADIVSARDGDVERALALLSEAEAVCREMRLSSALAYNHKMRGNVLYRAGRYTEARDTYELALAEFREMSEPRGEALARLGLAKSLARLGRSRVETAAELEDLAGELDRIGLRHARQMVARAREELGLRDQAEVGPGRHAERTARGRAGLGDEAARRARAADRGVRAEVAR
- a CDS encoding ABC transporter ATP-binding protein, with translation MTQEHTAARPVVHARDMTMTYGDTDVLHGVDLDIHRGEVFALLGPNGAGKTTTVEILEGFRRRSGGEVSVLGADPERGDDTWRGRIGLVLQSWRDHGRWRVAELLGHFAEYYPDPRDPAELLALVGLSEQAGRQVDRLSGGQRRRLDVALGIVGRPELLFLDEPTAGFDPEARHEFHLLVERLARAEGVTVLLTTHDLVEAERLADRIAMLVGGRIRACGTPAELARRAAARAEVRWTADDGTSRRERTADPSRLVWELHRHANGPIADLEVRRPTLEDTYLHMVRQEADGTHGGQNEHRDRDGDGDEDAGADGEARVA
- a CDS encoding ABC transporter permease; translated protein: MTNSLRAGVRRGGIELRHFLRNGKELFSHLTNVVVSLLVAAFLDDDVPGTRIPMTHLVLAGFAAYLLFQVGLINLPQILVTEREEGALLRLRATPGGIPAYLVAKCLLVVVVAVGTLALLLAAGALLVDGPLPRGPGDWLTLLWVTTLGLLAVVPLGAAIGAVLPNPREALALIMLPTMGLLLTSGVVFPITMLPVPVQQVAAVFPLKWMAQGLRSALLPDSARTAEVAGSWELPLVALVLTAWAVFGFLLAVPLLRRAARRESGSRLSVRRRRAERSGAQAA